GGTTCACTGTAGTAAAAACCAAAGACCCCGAACTCGCATTGAGTTTCATGAACCACGCCAGCGAAGAAATCAAAGACCGCTGGTCACGACTTGAAATGTTAAAAGGCATGTAAACCTTTGTGTCTTTGTGTGAAATTTTTTCACGCAAAGACGCAAAGTCATTTTTTGCTATTTCCTAAGAGTTTCCGACCTTACAACCCATGGAAATGAAACCCGAACTGGTCCAGAAGCTGGAAGCTCTGGAAAAGAAATTTAGCACAATGGGACAGGATATCCTGTCTTATCTGGATGGCTTGCTCTACGCGGATTATCTGACCTATTGGGATTATATCCACGTGGATACTTTACTATCCCTGCAGAATCCCAAGACCAGTTTTCCGGATGAGGAAATTTTCATCATGTATCATCAGATTACCGAGTTGTATTTCAAACTCAGTCTGCATGAATACAAACAACTGGCAGATGCATCTCCGCTCGATGGCAAATACTTTTTATCACGGGTCAATCGCATCAACAGCTATTTCGAAAACCTCGTTCGTTCCTTCGACATCATGGTCACCGGAATGGATCCGGATCAGTTCCTGAAATTCCGAATGAGTTTGTTACCGGCGAGTGGTTTTCAGAGTGCGCAATACCGTATGATCGAAATTTGCTCTACGGATTTCATTCACCTGGTAGATAAAAATTCAAGAGCTCAATTCGAACATAAAAATGCTTCTATTCCCCAGATGTTTGAAAAGATCTATTGGAAGGCCGGAGCGACGGAACTTGCAACCGGAAAGAAGACACTTACTCTGCAACAATTCGAAGAAAAATATTCAAAAGATTTAATCGAGCTCGCACGGAAATACAATTCCTGCAACTTGTGGCAACTTTATAAAATGCTTCCTGAAGCGGATCAGAGCAATCCGCAAATCATCAATGCCCTGAAGATGCTGGATACGAATGTCAATGTCAACTGGCCATTGAGTCATTACAAATCAGCTGTCCGTTATCTGCAAAAAGATCCTGAAGACATCAAAGCGACAGGAGGAACCAACTGGCAGAAATATCTCCCACCGCGTTTTCAAAAACGTGTTTTTTATCCTGAACTCTGGAATGCGGAAGAGATGGAAAACTGGGGTAAAGGTTGGGTCGCAAGGGAAGTTTTTGGTATGTAAGTCATACTTTTTTCCAGGATTCCTCTATCAATCCGCTGTAAAAGCAATCTTCAATCAAAATTATTAGGCTGATAATCAGCTAAATGAAAAATATTTTATCGAATTATTATGGTTTATAACATAAACTACTTTATGTTTGTGCCCATGATGATGAAATTACATATGAATCTTAAAAAGAGTCTCGGGTTAATTTTCTTTCTGATGAGCATTTCATCCTTTGCTCAAAGCGATATTGATAGTTTAGAAATCAGAGTATCACAACTCGATTCGGCGAAAGACGAAAAAACCTGGAGCGATTTATTTCATGCATTTGAAAATCTTTCCTCTGAAAGACCGGCAGAATGGTTGCCCGTTTATTATGAAGGGTATTCTGTTTTGCAATTGGGCATGTTTCAAAAGGAAAGCAGGATGAAAGATGAATATTATGATCAGGCAACGCGATTCGCAGCTCTTGCCGATTCACTCAATCCACACAATGCGGAAATTTTGATTCTTCGTTGTTATGCAGCATGCATGAAAATCACAGTGGATCCATATAACAGAGGACAAAAGTTTGGCATCCTTTCAAGAGCTTATCTTGACAGTGCCATGCAGATTTCTCCTGACAATCCGCGCGCATTGTATCTCCGTGGCGTTTCCGATATGTATACACCTATAGAATATGGCGGAGGGAAAAAGATCGCCTTACCAACTCTGGAAGCAGCAGTGAATAAATTCTCCACCGAAAAACCCATTTCGCCCGTCGCCCCACACTGGGGAGCCGACCTTGCAATGAAGATGCTGGAAGAATGTCGGAAGAAATAAGAATCTCAAATTTTTGATTTTAGATTGCTGATTTTAGATTTTAGCCGCATCCACATCCACTAACCACTAACCACTAACCACTAACCACTAACCACTAACCACTAACCACCATGGAGTCCAACCAACCCCTCACCGAAGCAGAAAGCCTGGCACTCATTCACAAAATGATTCACTCGGCAAAAAAACAATTTGAAGACAATGGATTTTTCTATCTCCTCTGGGGATGGTTTGTATTCATTGCCTGTATTTCCAATTATGTTTTGCTTAAAATTAATTTCGAATACAATTGGATAGGCTGGATGATTCTGATGCCTTTGGGTGGTGTGATCAGTTTTTTTTATGGAAGAAAAGAAAGTAAAAAACAGCAATACAAAAGCTACCTTGATGAAGTCATGATGTATGTATTGGGCGCATTTGCTTTTTCATTGTTCTTTGTATTATTCTTCATGAATAAACTGGGTCTTGAAACCTATCCAATGGTAATGGTCGTGTACGGTATTTGGTTGTTCATTTCCGGCGGCGCGATGAAATTCAAGCCTTTGATTCTTGGAGGTGTCATTAACTGGTCACTCGCTTGTATCGCTATGTTCGTAAATTTTGAATCACAACTGATTCTACTTTCTGCTGCGGTCCTCTTCGGTTATATTGTACCCGGATACATGTTACGTTCTAAATTTACCAAAGAAAACAACCTGGTTAATTCCTGATCAGAAAATAAATTTGTTTCGAAACAATTCAAGATGTTTAAAGATCTCGATCCGCTCCTTCACTCTCAATTGCGTTTGGCAATCATGTCCTTGCTCATCAGCGTGAAGGAAGCGGATTTTTCATTTCTCAAAGAGAAAACCGGTGCAACTGCAGGAAACCTGAGTGTGCAAATCACAAAATTATCGGAAGCGGATTACATAACTGTAAATAAAACCTTCCGCGACAATTATCCTCTTACCACGTGTAAGGTTACCCCTAAAGGTATTCAGGCTTTCGAAAAATATGTTGAAAGTATTAAAGGCTATCTTGGAACAAAATGAAGTTCAGGTATTGCGAAAATTAATAACTGTAACCTAAATTTTGAAAAAATCCTGCATCACAAAGGGTTCACAAAGCACACAAAGAAATTCTCAAATCGCGCATCAAATCTACAATCTACAATCTACAATCAGCAATCAATCAAAGCCCTCGCTTCCTGCCAGTCCCCATGCTTCTTAATTAACTCAACAAGTGCTTCCACCGCCTGGTTTTCATCAATGTTTCGTTCTACAACTTCTTTGCCTTTGTATAAGGTAATTTTTCCCGGTCCGGTTCCAACATATCCGTAATCCGCATCCGCCATTTCACCCGGACCGTTTACTATACAACCCATGATCCCGATTTTTACGCCTTTGAGGTGATCCGTGCG
This DNA window, taken from Bacteroidota bacterium, encodes the following:
- a CDS encoding tryptophan 2,3-dioxygenase; amino-acid sequence: MEMKPELVQKLEALEKKFSTMGQDILSYLDGLLYADYLTYWDYIHVDTLLSLQNPKTSFPDEEIFIMYHQITELYFKLSLHEYKQLADASPLDGKYFLSRVNRINSYFENLVRSFDIMVTGMDPDQFLKFRMSLLPASGFQSAQYRMIEICSTDFIHLVDKNSRAQFEHKNASIPQMFEKIYWKAGATELATGKKTLTLQQFEEKYSKDLIELARKYNSCNLWQLYKMLPEADQSNPQIINALKMLDTNVNVNWPLSHYKSAVRYLQKDPEDIKATGGTNWQKYLPPRFQKRVFYPELWNAEEMENWGKGWVAREVFGM
- a CDS encoding transcriptional regulator → MFKDLDPLLHSQLRLAIMSLLISVKEADFSFLKEKTGATAGNLSVQITKLSEADYITVNKTFRDNYPLTTCKVTPKGIQAFEKYVESIKGYLGTK